A window of the Bradyrhizobium diazoefficiens genome harbors these coding sequences:
- a CDS encoding LssY C-terminal domain-containing protein gives MEPGAVENAGFLSGTAWAMVLRPNWLPTKRWRWLALATALLLGIAVVDWSRADGPDPSAKQSFVSRAELRRQDAVTVRAAVLTDDESQRYFGASLADHGIQAIWLEVDNAGESVLEFLPIVTDPNYFSESEVERLVSGWWPGSANAAVKAAVTQAPMPDIIPQRRTAAGFVFTHREGGLKLFSVGFETGTEELLFRFALPIRGMSYAVQRVDFGSIYAPGAVKDVDLPGLREELARLPCCATNRSGSSNGDPLNIVVVGGGLDALFAFVGRGWKLDEPFDLHSVYRTIQAFLFRSEYLNAPVSPLHVFGRGQDVALQKARNNISLRNHLRLWLAPFTVEGQHVWVGQISRDIGIKLTTQVWYLTTHRVSPDVDQDRTYLLQDLIMSGAVSRFGFVQGVGASSMPDPRANLGGDPYLTDGLRVVMFVGTPRRAFDQIEFLDWERPRQQEQQR, from the coding sequence ATGGAGCCGGGCGCGGTCGAGAACGCTGGTTTCCTTTCAGGCACCGCCTGGGCCATGGTTCTGCGACCGAATTGGCTTCCCACGAAGCGATGGCGCTGGCTTGCGTTGGCGACAGCATTGCTTCTCGGGATTGCCGTGGTCGATTGGTCCCGTGCCGACGGCCCCGATCCATCGGCGAAGCAATCATTCGTGTCGCGCGCCGAACTTCGTCGGCAGGACGCCGTGACCGTTCGCGCGGCGGTTCTGACCGACGATGAAAGCCAGCGCTATTTCGGCGCCTCACTGGCCGATCACGGCATTCAAGCAATCTGGCTGGAGGTCGACAACGCCGGTGAGTCCGTTCTGGAGTTTCTGCCGATCGTCACTGATCCGAATTACTTTTCGGAATCGGAGGTCGAACGGCTGGTTAGCGGATGGTGGCCAGGCAGCGCCAATGCGGCGGTCAAAGCCGCAGTTACGCAGGCCCCGATGCCAGACATCATCCCGCAGAGGCGGACCGCGGCGGGCTTCGTCTTCACGCATCGCGAAGGCGGTTTGAAGCTGTTCAGTGTTGGATTCGAGACCGGCACGGAGGAACTCCTGTTCCGGTTCGCCCTGCCGATCCGCGGGATGTCCTATGCTGTCCAGAGAGTCGATTTCGGAAGTATCTATGCGCCAGGCGCGGTGAAGGATGTCGATCTGCCGGGGTTGCGCGAAGAGCTGGCACGGCTACCCTGCTGCGCGACCAACAGAAGCGGTAGCAGCAACGGCGACCCGCTCAACATCGTCGTCGTCGGCGGCGGACTGGATGCATTGTTTGCGTTCGTTGGACGCGGATGGAAGCTGGACGAGCCATTCGACCTGCACAGCGTCTATCGGACGATCCAGGCTTTCCTGTTTCGCAGCGAATATCTCAATGCGCCTGTCAGCCCGCTGCATGTTTTCGGAAGAGGGCAGGATGTCGCGCTGCAGAAGGCCCGCAACAACATCAGCCTGCGCAATCATCTGCGGCTATGGCTCGCACCTTTCACGGTTGAAGGTCAGCACGTCTGGGTCGGCCAGATCAGTCGCGATATCGGGATCAAGCTGACGACGCAAGTCTGGTACCTGACCACGCATCGAGTTAGCCCGGACGTCGACCAGGACCGCACCTATCTGCTGCAGGATCTGATCATGTCGGGGGCGGTTTCCCGTTTCGGCTTCGTGCAGGGCGTCGGGGCATCGTCGATGCCTGACCCGCGCGCCAATCTCGGTGGCGATCCCTATCTGACCGATGGCCTTCGGGTCGTCATGTTCGTCGGCACGCCTCGACGGGCCTTCGATCAGATCGAATTCCTGGATTGGGAGCGTCCTCGCCAACAGGAACAGCAGCGGTAA